From Triticum urartu cultivar G1812 chromosome 2, Tu2.1, whole genome shotgun sequence, a single genomic window includes:
- the LOC125533891 gene encoding non-specific lipid transfer protein GPI-anchored 20-like, whose protein sequence is MDLRALAFAATVLLALAAPAPVLGQGVATSCTASLITSFTPCLSFLTNSTNGGGSSPTADCCRSLSAVVTTSTSCACLILTGNVPLGLPINRTLAVTLPKACNSMSVPLQCKDTSAQLPAPGPVAVSPAMPPLPPMTPESPEPPSETTVTMPPASQTQGQTRPQVVPSSAWRNSAPVSMMLFIIGAMLV, encoded by the exons ATGGACCTCAGGGCGCTCGCCTTTGCCGCTACCGTGCTCCTCGCCCTGGCCGCGCCGGCGCCGGTACTCGGGCAGGGCGTGGCGACGTCGTGCACAGCGTCGCTCATCACCAGCTTCACGCCGTGCCTCAGCTTCCTGACCAACAGCACCAACGGCGGGGGGTCGTCGCCGACGGCGGACTGCTGCCGGTCCCTGTCGGCGGTGGTGACCACGAGCACCAGCTGTGCCTGCCTCATCCTGACCGGCAACGTGCCGCTCGGCCTGCCGATCAACCGGACCCTCGCCGTCACGCTGCCCAAGGCCTGCAACTCCATGTCCGTCCCGCTCCAGTGCAAAG ATACGTCGGCTCAGCTCCCAGCTCCGGGCCCCGTCGCAGTCTCTCCTGCCATGCCCCCGCTGC CGCCAATGACGCCGGAGTCGCCGGAACCACCGTCCGAGACCACCGTGACGATGCCGCCGGCTAGCCAGACCCAGGGGCAGACGAGGCCGCAGGTGGTGCCCAGTTCTGCCTGGAGGAACAGTGCGCCTGTGTCCATGATGCTCTTCATCATTGGAGCCATGCTGGTCTGA